The following coding sequences lie in one Filimonas effusa genomic window:
- a CDS encoding tetratricopeptide repeat protein produces MIIRTLLLLMLSYTTITAMAQGGSDNKNLYESGKAFMYKGDYENAVLVLNRASKQDPGNMAIQEDLAYTYYLKKDYANAIEASKKLIGHKNADASSYKMLGMCYKAIAEYKECEKLYKKALKQFPKSGVLYNEFGELYAMQSNLDEAIRYWEKGIEVDPNISTNYYNASRYYDNKNNLLWSVIYGELFLNLESLSDRTVIMKNIVTDNYKALLANPGMLKGYETQGSPFTKAVAGVLAKHLDLLSEGITPESLTTVRTRFVLDWFNQYAAQYPFRLFDHQRQLLQEGLFDAYNQWLFTAAASPDAYQTWVSAHSQENENFLKLQRSRVFKVPENQHYEH; encoded by the coding sequence ATGATAATACGCACACTGCTGTTGTTGATGCTTTCCTATACCACCATAACCGCTATGGCCCAGGGTGGTAGTGATAATAAAAACCTTTACGAATCAGGCAAGGCCTTCATGTATAAAGGTGATTATGAGAATGCAGTGCTGGTGCTCAACCGCGCTTCAAAACAGGACCCCGGTAACATGGCCATCCAGGAAGATCTCGCTTATACCTATTACCTGAAAAAGGATTATGCCAATGCGATAGAAGCTTCTAAAAAACTGATCGGTCATAAAAATGCCGATGCCAGCAGCTACAAAATGCTGGGCATGTGTTACAAAGCCATAGCAGAATATAAAGAATGCGAAAAACTGTATAAGAAAGCACTGAAACAGTTCCCTAAAAGTGGCGTACTATATAACGAATTCGGTGAGCTGTATGCTATGCAGAGCAACCTCGACGAGGCTATCAGGTATTGGGAGAAAGGAATAGAGGTCGATCCCAACATCAGCACCAACTATTACAATGCTTCCCGCTATTACGATAACAAGAATAACCTGCTCTGGTCTGTGATCTATGGCGAGTTATTCCTGAACCTCGAAAGCCTGAGCGACAGAACGGTGATCATGAAGAATATTGTGACCGATAACTATAAGGCATTGCTGGCAAATCCAGGTATGTTGAAGGGTTATGAAACGCAGGGCAGCCCCTTTACAAAAGCGGTTGCCGGTGTACTGGCCAAACACCTCGATCTGCTGAGCGAAGGTATTACGCCTGAATCACTCACTACTGTTCGCACAAGGTTTGTGCTCGATTGGTTTAATCAATATGCGGCGCAATACCCCTTCAGGTTATTCGACCACCAGCGCCAGCTCTTGCAGGAAGGCCTGTTCGATGCATATAATCAATGGCTTTTCACTGCAGCAGCCAGCCCCGATGCTTATCAGACATGGGTAAGCGCACACTCCCAGGAAAATGAGAATTTCCTGAAACTGCAGCGTAGCCGTGTGTTTAAGGTGCCTGAAAATCAACACTACGAACATTAA
- a CDS encoding NAD-dependent succinate-semialdehyde dehydrogenase, giving the protein MQLVYRSLLQTGYFINNNWQQCSENRFAVTNPATGAEIATVADAGVKETGEAIAAAEAAFPAWSGLPAKERAKLLRKWYDLIIAHTDDLALLLTSEQGKPLEEAKGEIQYGASFIEWFAEECRRVYGEIIPAPVADRRFMTLKQPVGVVAAITPWNFPVAMITRKIAPAIAAGCTVVLKPAEDTPLSALALAELAREAGLPDGVLNIIPSTQSAEVGKILCTHPAIHKLSFTGSTGVGRLLMQQSSSTLKKLALELGGNAPSIVFDDADIEIAVKGTLASKYRNAGQTCVCVNRVLVQRSVYPAFLEAYSKAVAAFKTGDGTAPGIQIGPLINKKAIDKVQELLADALNKGAELVMGGHLHSAGPLFFEPTIISNCTADMTLSHEEIFGPVTAIYLFDTEEEAITLANSTEYGLAAYFFSKDVQKIWRVAEKLEYGIIGVNEGIISFAEVPFGGIKQSGYGKEGSFYGIEEYLITKYVCLGNM; this is encoded by the coding sequence ATGCAACTAGTGTATAGATCCTTATTACAGACGGGATATTTTATCAATAACAACTGGCAGCAATGCAGTGAGAATCGTTTTGCAGTTACGAATCCGGCTACGGGAGCGGAGATTGCCACGGTAGCTGATGCGGGTGTAAAAGAAACCGGGGAAGCGATAGCAGCGGCTGAAGCTGCTTTTCCCGCGTGGAGTGGTTTGCCGGCAAAGGAGCGTGCGAAGCTGCTCAGGAAATGGTATGATCTTATTATTGCGCATACCGATGATCTTGCTTTATTGCTTACCAGTGAACAAGGTAAACCACTGGAAGAGGCAAAAGGGGAGATACAATATGGCGCTTCATTCATTGAATGGTTTGCAGAGGAATGCCGCAGGGTGTATGGGGAAATAATACCAGCCCCGGTTGCAGACCGCCGCTTTATGACGTTGAAACAGCCTGTAGGGGTTGTGGCAGCTATTACGCCATGGAACTTTCCCGTGGCTATGATAACGCGTAAGATTGCACCTGCCATTGCTGCAGGCTGCACTGTAGTGCTGAAGCCTGCAGAAGATACCCCTTTAAGTGCATTGGCATTGGCGGAGCTGGCCCGGGAAGCAGGGTTACCGGATGGGGTTCTGAACATTATTCCCAGCACGCAGTCGGCAGAGGTAGGCAAAATATTATGTACACATCCGGCTATTCATAAATTATCTTTTACCGGCTCAACAGGGGTAGGACGACTGCTGATGCAGCAATCCTCTTCTACGTTGAAAAAGCTGGCATTGGAGCTGGGTGGTAATGCACCTTCCATTGTTTTTGACGACGCGGATATCGAGATCGCCGTTAAAGGAACATTAGCCAGCAAGTATCGTAATGCGGGGCAAACCTGTGTATGTGTAAACAGGGTGCTGGTACAGCGTTCGGTTTATCCTGCTTTTTTAGAGGCATACAGCAAGGCTGTAGCAGCCTTTAAAACAGGAGACGGTACAGCGCCCGGTATTCAGATAGGACCACTTATTAATAAGAAGGCTATCGATAAGGTACAGGAGCTGCTTGCCGATGCCTTAAACAAAGGTGCAGAACTGGTTATGGGCGGCCATTTACATTCCGCCGGGCCTTTGTTCTTTGAGCCTACGATCATCAGTAATTGCACGGCAGATATGACACTCAGCCATGAAGAAATATTCGGACCGGTGACTGCTATTTATCTTTTTGATACCGAGGAGGAAGCAATAACATTAGCTAATAGTACAGAATATGGATTAGCGGCTTATTTCTTCTCAAAGGACGTACAAAAGATATGGCGGGTTGCGGAAAAGCTGGAGTACGGCATCATTGGCGTTAATGAAGGGATCATTTCGTTTGCAGAGGTTCCTTTCGGAGGGATCAAGCAAAGTGGTTACGGTAAGGAAGGAAGCTTTTATGGGATAGAGGAATATCTTATTACCAAGTATGTTTGCCTGGGCAATATGTAG
- a CDS encoding LVIVD repeat-containing protein: MKKKSVVYVLLAMTIGIFSFSCTKDKITESYSFYRPVYQVPDEVKASIKSSTPRSIKSTGKLAVRGNFIYLSELNKGVHIIDFSNPSAPANIGFVAIPGCVDLAVRDHYLYADCYTSLVVVDIADPRNTKLTQFMDNVFPDRYAGLASGSGKILVDWEKVDTVVTRRFDTEFDKTLNGSVVLNDAFFSLTSSNSSKSTSGGNSTGGSMARFALNDDRLYTVGYSDMNVLNVSNAAAPSFVKKQNIGGLIETIFPYKNNLFIGSQLGMYIYSLSNKDNPALLSQLLHVQAWDPVIADGDFAYVTLRGAVRATATNPSGSWLELVNVKDLTKPVLIKQYSGIFSNAQGLSKDENVLLVCDGVSGLKVFDATDPVDMKLTTTITGFNALDVIALNGLALVMAEDGLHFMDYTSPANIKQLSILTWAKN, encoded by the coding sequence ATGAAAAAGAAATCTGTCGTGTATGTGCTGCTGGCAATGACGATTGGTATTTTCTCCTTTAGTTGCACCAAAGACAAGATCACTGAAAGTTATAGCTTTTACAGGCCTGTTTACCAGGTTCCCGATGAGGTAAAAGCGAGCATTAAAAGCAGTACGCCCCGGTCTATAAAATCTACCGGAAAGCTTGCCGTCAGAGGCAATTTTATTTATCTCTCCGAGTTGAATAAAGGAGTACATATCATTGACTTCTCAAACCCATCGGCCCCCGCAAACATTGGCTTTGTAGCCATTCCGGGTTGTGTGGATCTTGCTGTGAGAGATCATTATTTGTATGCAGACTGTTATACCTCTCTGGTGGTAGTTGATATCGCAGATCCGCGTAACACAAAGCTTACGCAATTCATGGACAACGTATTTCCGGACAGGTATGCCGGATTGGCTTCCGGCTCAGGCAAGATCCTTGTTGACTGGGAAAAAGTAGATACCGTAGTTACCCGCCGCTTCGATACAGAGTTTGATAAAACGCTTAATGGTTCTGTTGTCCTCAACGACGCTTTCTTCAGCCTCACCAGCTCCAATTCTTCCAAATCTACTTCAGGTGGTAATAGTACAGGCGGTTCCATGGCCCGTTTTGCATTGAATGACGACAGGTTATATACCGTTGGCTATAGCGACATGAATGTGCTGAATGTGTCAAATGCAGCTGCCCCTTCTTTTGTTAAAAAGCAAAACATAGGAGGCCTGATAGAAACTATTTTCCCTTATAAAAATAATTTATTTATAGGCTCTCAGTTGGGTATGTATATCTATAGCCTTAGTAATAAAGACAATCCTGCACTGCTCTCACAATTGCTGCATGTGCAGGCATGGGATCCTGTTATCGCAGATGGAGACTTTGCATATGTTACCCTGCGCGGAGCGGTGAGGGCAACAGCTACAAACCCGTCCGGCAGCTGGCTCGAACTGGTGAATGTAAAAGACCTTACCAAACCCGTTCTAATAAAGCAATACAGTGGAATATTCAGCAATGCTCAGGGGCTGTCTAAAGATGAAAATGTGCTACTCGTTTGCGATGGTGTTTCTGGTCTCAAGGTTTTTGATGCAACAGACCCTGTAGATATGAAGCTAACAACTACCATAACAGGTTTTAATGCGCTGGATGTTATTGCGTTAAACGGCCTGGCCCTTGTAATGGCAGAAGATGGATTACACTTTATGGACTATACCAGTCCCGCCAACATAAAACAACTTTCCATTCTCACCTGGGCAAAGAATTAA
- a CDS encoding 3-ketoacyl-ACP reductase — translation MESLKGKNALITGAGKGIGKAVAHALAAEGVNLALLARTEKDLKEVAAELCGTGVKIVYATADVADRIATEAAIGQLEEALGSIDILINNAGIGRFGKFLELSPEQWEEVVKVNLFGAYYVIRAVLPGMLSRQTGDIVNISSTAGQKGAPVTSAYSASKFGLIGLSESLMLEVRKSNIRVTTLTPSTIATDMAVNLNLTDGNPEKVMQPEDFAELIVMQLKLNRRTFVKEAGLWSTNP, via the coding sequence ATGGAATCATTAAAAGGTAAAAATGCACTGATCACCGGTGCCGGGAAAGGAATAGGAAAAGCAGTAGCGCATGCACTGGCGGCAGAAGGTGTAAATCTTGCCCTGCTGGCGCGTACCGAAAAAGACCTTAAGGAGGTAGCTGCAGAGCTGTGCGGTACGGGTGTAAAAATTGTTTATGCCACAGCGGATGTAGCAGACCGTATAGCAACTGAAGCTGCAATTGGCCAACTTGAAGAAGCACTTGGTAGTATTGATATACTGATCAACAACGCCGGCATCGGCAGGTTTGGTAAATTCCTGGAACTTAGCCCTGAGCAGTGGGAAGAAGTAGTAAAAGTGAATTTGTTTGGCGCTTATTATGTGATAAGGGCTGTGTTACCAGGAATGTTGAGCAGGCAAACGGGAGATATCGTAAACATATCTTCTACAGCCGGCCAGAAAGGCGCCCCTGTTACCAGCGCTTATAGCGCCTCTAAATTCGGACTTATTGGTTTATCTGAGTCTTTGATGCTTGAAGTACGGAAATCGAATATAAGGGTCACTACATTAACGCCCAGCACTATTGCTACCGACATGGCGGTGAATCTGAACCTGACCGACGGCAATCCCGAGAAGGTCATGCAGCCGGAAGACTTTGCGGAATTGATAGTAATGCAGCTGAAATTAAACAGGCGCACCTTTGTAAAAGAAGCGGGATTATGGTCTACCAACCCATAG
- a CDS encoding GNAT family N-acetyltransferase has translation MDLLQDIVIRPLAKNEPVPYELLLLADPSKEMIDGYLPGSAIYVAQSEDRIIGEYVLYPLGGKAAEVKNIAVEAPLQGQGIGKLLLMHAVSTARAKGYRSVTIGTANSSVAQIYLYQQQGFQITDVKEDYYLLNYAEPIYENGERCKDQLVLTKQL, from the coding sequence ATGGATTTATTACAAGATATTGTTATCCGTCCCCTGGCAAAGAATGAGCCGGTACCTTATGAGCTTTTATTACTGGCAGACCCATCGAAAGAAATGATAGACGGCTACCTGCCGGGTTCGGCCATTTACGTGGCCCAGTCGGAAGACCGCATCATTGGAGAATATGTATTGTATCCGCTGGGAGGTAAAGCGGCAGAAGTAAAAAATATAGCAGTAGAGGCCCCGTTACAGGGCCAGGGCATAGGGAAGCTGCTTTTGATGCATGCAGTTAGTACCGCCCGTGCCAAAGGCTACCGTAGTGTTACCATTGGCACCGCCAATTCAAGTGTTGCGCAGATATACCTGTATCAGCAGCAGGGGTTTCAGATAACGGATGTGAAGGAAGATTATTACCTGCTCAACTATGCAGAACCGATCTATGAGAACGGGGAACGTTGTAAAGACCAGCTGGTATTAACAAAGCAATTATAA
- a CDS encoding tetratricopeptide repeat protein yields the protein MSDHLIQRAGLLLQQRKFREAENILSGLFAEDPANVHVLALLCEVKLQQNMPKEALDLVNSAIGFDPSSDYLFYKRACVYIQLDKYNNAEKDLQQAINLQPYESAYFALFALLKLDRKEFEEARILAEKALELDPANISALNARSTALLKLNRKEESFSTIQGALREDPDNAYTHANYGWGLLEKSSHKEALNHFSIALQKDPNLKLAQAGMAEALKARYFLYRLFLRYAFWMGNMKSKLQWIFIIGIFLGRYLLEALAEMFPPLNGLITPLIIIIALFAFSTWVMTPLANLFLRFNKYGKHLLSPDEMRSSNFVALSVLTALAGAILLPVMNTEAPLAMIVFGLTMMIPLSVMFRSVKSRKTLVAYTAVLAFLGVLAVTIAFVSNQLLNNVSMLYLLGVFIFQWVANYILSREASK from the coding sequence ATGTCCGATCATCTGATCCAGCGCGCGGGCCTTCTGCTTCAGCAAAGAAAATTCCGTGAAGCTGAAAACATCTTAAGCGGCCTTTTTGCAGAAGATCCTGCCAACGTTCATGTGCTTGCTTTACTCTGCGAAGTAAAACTGCAGCAAAACATGCCCAAAGAAGCATTGGATCTGGTGAACAGCGCTATCGGGTTTGATCCGTCGTCAGATTACCTGTTCTATAAACGCGCCTGTGTTTATATTCAGCTAGATAAATATAACAATGCGGAAAAGGACCTGCAGCAGGCCATCAACCTGCAACCCTACGAATCCGCTTATTTCGCACTCTTTGCCCTGCTGAAGCTCGATAGAAAGGAGTTTGAAGAGGCGCGTATCCTCGCCGAAAAAGCCCTGGAGCTCGATCCTGCGAATATTTCTGCATTAAATGCACGCAGTACCGCTTTACTCAAATTAAACCGGAAAGAAGAATCTTTTAGTACGATCCAGGGCGCCCTGCGCGAAGATCCCGATAACGCTTATACACACGCCAATTATGGCTGGGGATTGCTGGAAAAAAGTTCTCATAAAGAAGCATTGAACCACTTTTCAATAGCCCTGCAAAAAGACCCGAACCTGAAACTCGCACAGGCCGGTATGGCCGAAGCCTTAAAAGCCAGGTACTTCCTGTACCGACTATTCCTGCGTTATGCTTTCTGGATGGGTAATATGAAGTCTAAACTTCAATGGATCTTTATCATAGGGATCTTCCTTGGCCGTTACCTGCTCGAAGCACTGGCCGAAATGTTCCCGCCATTGAATGGTTTAATTACGCCGTTGATTATTATCATCGCATTGTTTGCATTCTCTACCTGGGTAATGACGCCTCTGGCCAACCTGTTCCTGCGTTTCAATAAATATGGCAAACATCTGCTGAGCCCTGACGAAATGCGTTCTTCAAATTTTGTAGCGCTCAGTGTATTGACTGCACTTGCAGGCGCCATATTGCTGCCTGTAATGAATACGGAAGCTCCTCTGGCGATGATCGTATTCGGCCTTACTATGATGATCCCGCTCAGCGTCATGTTCCGGTCTGTAAAAAGCCGGAAAACCCTGGTTGCGTATACGGCTGTTCTGGCATTCCTTGGAGTGCTTGCGGTAACTATAGCGTTTGTTTCCAACCAGTTGCTTAATAATGTAAGTATGCTTTACCTGTTGGGTGTGTTTATTTTTCAATGGGTGGCCAATTATATTCTGTCCAGGGAAGCCAGCAAATAA
- a CDS encoding DUF1015 domain-containing protein, which translates to MAIIKAFKALRPQAQFAKQIASKPYDVLNSQEAKVETQGNPNSFLHITKSEIDLPESVDIHDQQVYEKAKQNLEAFIKRDLLFREEKDCYYIYQLVMNGRSQTGLVCVSSVDDYENDIIKKHEFTRPEKEQDRINHIKTSGAQTGNVFLAYRNHAAVDELIEKWKAAKNPVYDFTADDNIQHTIWIVNDDTAIANITSLFAEEIPFTYIADGHHRAASAAKVRKALGNNSQEGANYFLTTLFPSNQLYIMDYNRLVKDLNGHDAAGFLKLLEEKFTVQKASGAVQPAALHEFGMYLDGAWYKLTAKPGTYSDDPIGILDVTVLQNNVLDSLLGIQDPRTDKRIDFVGGIRGLAELEKRVNSGEMKLAFSLYPVSIEQLFAIADSGNVMPPKSTWFEPKLRDGLLTHLIYE; encoded by the coding sequence ATGGCTATCATTAAAGCTTTTAAAGCACTTCGTCCGCAAGCCCAGTTTGCTAAGCAAATTGCAAGCAAACCCTATGATGTTCTCAACAGCCAGGAGGCTAAAGTTGAAACACAGGGAAACCCTAATTCTTTTCTCCATATCACTAAAAGTGAAATAGACCTGCCCGAATCTGTGGACATCCACGACCAGCAGGTATATGAGAAAGCCAAACAAAACCTCGAAGCCTTTATCAAAAGAGACCTGCTCTTCAGGGAAGAAAAAGACTGTTATTATATCTACCAGCTGGTAATGAACGGCAGAAGCCAGACCGGGCTGGTATGCGTAAGCAGTGTTGATGATTACGAAAACGATATCATCAAAAAGCACGAGTTCACCAGGCCCGAAAAAGAACAGGATCGTATCAACCATATTAAAACCTCCGGCGCACAAACAGGAAACGTATTCCTGGCATACCGCAACCACGCCGCAGTGGATGAACTGATTGAAAAATGGAAAGCTGCGAAAAACCCTGTCTACGATTTCACGGCCGACGATAACATCCAGCATACGATCTGGATCGTGAACGACGACACAGCTATCGCTAACATCACCAGCCTGTTCGCCGAAGAAATACCCTTCACCTATATTGCCGATGGCCATCACCGCGCAGCCTCTGCCGCCAAAGTGCGCAAAGCTTTAGGAAATAATTCACAGGAAGGTGCTAACTATTTCCTCACCACATTATTCCCGTCTAATCAGCTGTACATCATGGACTATAATAGGCTGGTAAAAGACCTTAATGGCCATGATGCCGCCGGTTTCCTGAAGCTGCTCGAAGAAAAATTCACCGTTCAGAAGGCGTCCGGTGCCGTTCAACCCGCTGCCTTACATGAATTTGGCATGTATTTGGACGGTGCGTGGTACAAATTAACCGCAAAACCAGGCACTTACTCCGATGATCCCATTGGTATCCTCGACGTAACCGTTCTGCAGAACAACGTGCTCGATAGCCTGCTGGGCATCCAGGATCCACGTACCGATAAACGTATCGACTTCGTAGGTGGTATCCGTGGTCTCGCAGAACTCGAAAAAAGGGTGAACAGCGGCGAAATGAAACTGGCATTTAGTCTTTACCCTGTAAGCATTGAACAGTTATTTGCCATTGCCGACAGCGGTAACGTAATGCCTCCCAAAAGCACTTGGTTCGAACCTAAGCTCAGGGATGGTTTATTAACGCACCTGATTTACGAATAA
- a CDS encoding ATP-binding protein: MTQSTVDSLREALKFSPDNVPLRLHLAETLFLLNRLEEAEKEYMDALAIETNEKGLLGLAKVYFKKEAFATCNVILEDLIRKSDTNFEVLVLYAKSSLKENDWNTARDTYQKILELDPGFSDEELDSQLRMRNQPDNNWEDDDDDDIEDSLFIQHPGINFSQVGGMQQVKKEIEVKIIQPMKHADLYKAYGKKAGGGILLYGPPGCGKTMIARATAGEMNARFINVGLNDILDMWIGNSEKNLHRIFEYARKNAPCVLFVDEIDALGASRADMKQSAGRHLINQFLQELDGVAASNEGVLVLGATNTPWHLDPAFRRPGRFDRIIFVPPPDQEARTAILQLKLQGKPTENIDFDTISKNTPDFSGADIEAMIDIAIEEKLEAAFKDGIPVPIKTKDLLNAAKKHKASTREWFSIAKNFALYANESGLYDDILQFLKIKK, translated from the coding sequence ATGACGCAAAGCACCGTGGATAGCCTGAGGGAGGCATTGAAATTTTCGCCCGATAATGTGCCACTGAGGCTGCATCTGGCCGAAACCTTGTTCCTGCTCAACAGGTTGGAAGAAGCCGAAAAGGAATATATGGATGCACTGGCTATCGAGACTAATGAAAAGGGACTGCTGGGACTCGCCAAAGTGTATTTTAAAAAAGAAGCATTCGCCACTTGTAACGTGATCCTCGAAGACCTTATCCGCAAAAGCGATACCAACTTTGAGGTACTGGTATTATACGCCAAATCATCTCTGAAAGAAAACGACTGGAACACAGCCCGCGATACTTATCAGAAGATCCTGGAACTGGATCCCGGTTTTTCTGATGAGGAGCTCGACAGCCAGCTGCGCATGCGTAACCAGCCCGATAACAACTGGGAGGATGATGACGATGATGATATAGAAGATTCTCTGTTCATCCAGCATCCCGGCATCAATTTCTCACAGGTAGGAGGGATGCAGCAGGTGAAAAAAGAGATTGAAGTAAAGATCATTCAACCCATGAAACACGCCGACCTCTATAAAGCCTATGGCAAAAAAGCGGGAGGCGGCATTTTGTTGTATGGTCCTCCCGGATGTGGCAAAACGATGATCGCAAGAGCTACCGCCGGCGAAATGAATGCCCGTTTCATTAACGTGGGATTGAACGATATTCTGGATATGTGGATCGGTAACAGCGAGAAAAACCTGCATCGCATTTTTGAATACGCAAGAAAGAATGCTCCCTGTGTTCTGTTTGTGGATGAAATCGACGCATTGGGCGCCAGCAGGGCGGATATGAAACAGTCTGCCGGCCGTCACCTCATTAACCAGTTCCTCCAGGAGCTCGACGGCGTAGCAGCATCCAATGAAGGCGTCCTTGTTCTTGGAGCTACCAATACGCCCTGGCATCTCGATCCTGCTTTCCGCAGACCAGGCCGGTTCGATCGTATTATTTTCGTTCCGCCGCCAGACCAGGAAGCCAGAACGGCCATCCTGCAACTGAAACTGCAGGGTAAGCCCACCGAAAATATTGACTTCGATACTATCAGCAAAAATACGCCGGACTTTTCAGGAGCCGATATAGAAGCAATGATCGATATCGCCATCGAAGAAAAACTGGAAGCCGCTTTCAAAGACGGCATACCAGTACCCATTAAAACAAAAGACCTGCTTAATGCTGCTAAAAAGCATAAAGCAAGTACCCGGGAATGGTTCTCCATAGCAAAGAACTTTGCACTCTATGCCAATGAATCGGGCTTATACGATGACATCCTTCAATTCCTGAAAATAAAAAAATAG
- a CDS encoding AMP-dependent synthetase/ligase, whose product MKECKRLFDAVAYQLAHHPKDDMLAAKKDGQWKKYSTVEVETIVNRFSAGLLKLGVSGNDFTVENADKIAIISNNRPEWVFTDLAVQQTGAILVPLYPTTNPNELEFILNDAGVKYLFVSSKELMDKVSAILGKITSLQKVFSFDEVNGVENWSSVLVPENDPLLEKVESIKASVPEHHVATIIYTSGTTGTPKGVMLTHRNIMQDAYLSKLSFPFEDAPHFKVLSFLPLNHIFEKTCTYIYLFSIISIYYAESMDTIGDNLKEIKPNGFTTVPRLLEKVFEKIMSTGSQLTGIKRALFFWSVSLAEKYDNNISGGWWYNLQMSIADKIVFKKWRAALGGNVSFIVTGGAACQERLLRIFNGAGIPVYEGYGPTENSPVISVNRKAKGLTKFGTVGLPLDGLEIKLAEDGEICVKGDTVMKGYYKRPDLTAETVIDGWLHTGDIGVWEDGKFLRITDRKKELFKTSGGKYVAPQPIENKCKSNSFIEQIMVVGPERKFVGALIVPSFNMLKKWMQHKGIPFTSNEDAVKLPQVIDKYNRIIEGLNTQFNHVEQVKKFELLPKEWSIETGEMTPKLSLKRKVIMEKYKDQIEKIYENT is encoded by the coding sequence ATGAAAGAATGTAAACGACTATTCGACGCAGTTGCTTATCAGCTTGCGCATCATCCGAAAGATGATATGCTGGCAGCTAAAAAAGATGGGCAGTGGAAAAAATACAGCACCGTAGAAGTAGAGACGATAGTGAATCGTTTTAGTGCCGGATTGCTGAAACTGGGAGTGAGTGGAAATGACTTCACCGTTGAAAATGCCGATAAGATCGCTATCATCAGCAACAACAGGCCCGAATGGGTTTTTACTGATCTGGCAGTACAACAAACAGGCGCCATCCTCGTGCCGTTGTATCCAACAACCAATCCCAATGAACTTGAATTTATCCTAAACGATGCAGGCGTAAAATATCTTTTCGTTAGCAGCAAAGAGCTGATGGATAAAGTAAGCGCTATCCTCGGTAAGATCACCTCTCTCCAAAAGGTGTTTTCGTTCGACGAGGTCAACGGCGTAGAAAACTGGTCGTCAGTTCTGGTTCCGGAAAACGATCCCTTACTTGAAAAGGTGGAATCCATCAAGGCTTCCGTTCCCGAACATCACGTAGCAACCATCATCTATACCTCCGGCACTACAGGTACGCCCAAAGGTGTAATGCTTACCCACCGTAACATTATGCAGGATGCTTACCTCTCAAAGCTCAGCTTCCCTTTTGAAGATGCGCCCCATTTCAAAGTGCTTAGCTTCCTGCCGCTTAACCATATCTTCGAAAAAACCTGTACTTATATTTATCTCTTCAGCATCATCAGTATCTACTATGCCGAAAGCATGGATACCATTGGCGACAACCTGAAGGAAATAAAACCAAACGGCTTCACTACCGTACCACGCTTACTGGAAAAGGTTTTCGAAAAGATCATGAGCACCGGAAGCCAGTTAACAGGTATTAAACGTGCATTGTTCTTCTGGTCTGTTAGTCTTGCCGAAAAATATGATAACAATATCAGTGGTGGCTGGTGGTACAACCTCCAGATGTCCATCGCCGATAAGATCGTCTTCAAAAAATGGCGCGCCGCCCTCGGTGGCAATGTCTCTTTTATCGTTACCGGAGGCGCCGCCTGCCAGGAAAGATTACTGCGCATCTTTAATGGCGCCGGCATCCCCGTTTATGAAGGATATGGTCCCACCGAAAATAGCCCGGTTATCTCCGTTAACCGCAAAGCAAAAGGCCTCACCAAGTTTGGAACAGTAGGCCTTCCCCTCGATGGTCTCGAAATAAAACTCGCAGAAGACGGTGAAATATGTGTAAAAGGCGACACGGTAATGAAAGGCTATTACAAACGCCCCGATCTTACTGCCGAAACTGTGATAGATGGCTGGCTCCACACCGGCGATATCGGCGTTTGGGAAGACGGTAAATTCCTGCGTATCACCGACCGCAAAAAAGAACTCTTCAAAACCAGCGGCGGCAAATACGTAGCGCCTCAGCCCATCGAAAATAAATGCAAAAGCAACTCGTTCATAGAACAGATCATGGTAGTAGGCCCCGAGCGAAAATTCGTAGGCGCGCTTATCGTTCCTTCTTTTAACATGCTTAAAAAATGGATGCAGCATAAAGGCATCCCATTCACCAGTAACGAAGACGCTGTGAAGCTTCCCCAGGTGATCGATAAATACAACCGCATCATCGAAGGGTTAAACACGCAGTTCAACCACGTTGAACAAGTCAAGAAGTTTGAACTGTTACCCAAAGAATGGAGCATCGAAACAGGAGAAATGACGCCCAAACTAAGCCTCAAACGCAAAGTGATCATGGAAAAATACAAAGACCAGATCGAGAAGATCTACGAGAATACCTGA